From a region of the Bradyrhizobium diazoefficiens genome:
- a CDS encoding Wzz/FepE/Etk N-terminal domain-containing protein: protein MLDYNQPIDRARPEPPQRRSQAGFNVLELVDLLWRRKIAIAAAALLGATLAVTIGKSLTPRYTATAQLYVDPRELQLVDRELTPRAQDVSGMAMVVESQARLITSNSVLLKVIRQTGLDKDPEFGGSGDGKSLMSSLLGLIGLQPRAPSAAGTNAVQLAALEALNRHITIRKTEKSFIVDIEVWSTDPAKAAMLANTLTSAYLAESRNSQASAARRATSDLSGRLKELRDRLRNAETALATYKARNNFVGTQDTLISDQQLSASNQRLSAARAATMDAQARLDQIEASRRTAADAGANPEALQSPTIANLRAQYADARKKYAEQAGELGPRHPALRQTEKQVEDLKRTINEEIDRFAQSAKNDLTRARDFEASLNRALEAQKRQSLQLSQAAVRLRELEREADASRDVYQSFLKRSRETEEQETLNTSAARVIGEATVPQRRSFPPAMSLFAMIGFIFGALAASGWFVAAELLFAAAIAPAPAPARRERTAAPERARAPEVSREPDVAQAPPQLAAPPLQPSMVEKPLIEKPLIARLQEADVIHTLGAILATGGGVDLTRLGWPTLRPGFPLTTLFNAWREMRAAVAGRAGGKAMPVVALVGGGETTRRSVSALNFALAAARDGARVLMIDADHQAHALSNKVSRPGKNEPSRRGWLSIGSKAAREIKTVNGISVLPAGDSDAGKAADAIRKAIAQARAAGGYDLVVLDGPAMPLAAGSRKLLDDTDALVAVLPTSLDINDSLEEILTALGRAERKLVGVVLDELTPAMETRQRGRQYA from the coding sequence ATGCTTGACTATAACCAGCCGATAGATCGGGCCAGACCAGAGCCCCCGCAACGGAGGTCTCAGGCCGGCTTCAACGTGCTGGAGCTCGTCGATTTGCTCTGGCGGCGCAAGATCGCGATTGCCGCGGCTGCCCTGCTCGGCGCAACCCTGGCCGTCACCATCGGCAAGAGCCTGACGCCCCGCTACACCGCCACCGCCCAGCTCTATGTCGATCCGCGCGAGCTTCAGCTCGTCGATCGTGAACTTACGCCGCGCGCGCAAGACGTCTCCGGCATGGCCATGGTGGTGGAGAGCCAGGCGCGCCTGATCACCTCCAACAGCGTGCTGCTCAAGGTGATCCGGCAGACTGGTCTCGACAAGGACCCGGAATTCGGCGGCAGCGGTGACGGCAAGAGCCTGATGTCGTCGCTGCTCGGCTTGATCGGCCTTCAGCCCCGCGCGCCCTCGGCTGCGGGCACCAACGCGGTGCAGCTTGCGGCGCTCGAGGCGCTGAACAGGCACATCACGATCCGCAAGACCGAGAAGAGCTTCATCGTCGACATCGAGGTCTGGTCGACGGATCCGGCGAAAGCGGCGATGCTCGCGAACACGTTGACCAGTGCCTACCTCGCCGAATCACGCAACTCGCAGGCTTCGGCCGCACGGCGCGCCACCAGCGACCTTTCCGGCCGCCTCAAGGAGCTGCGTGATCGGCTGCGCAACGCCGAGACCGCGCTCGCCACCTACAAAGCCCGGAACAATTTTGTCGGCACTCAGGATACGTTGATCAGCGACCAGCAACTTTCCGCCAGCAACCAGCGGCTCTCCGCGGCGCGCGCGGCGACGATGGATGCGCAAGCGCGGCTCGACCAGATCGAGGCGAGCCGCCGTACCGCTGCCGATGCCGGCGCGAATCCGGAAGCGCTGCAATCGCCCACGATTGCGAACCTGCGCGCGCAATACGCCGATGCGCGCAAGAAATATGCGGAGCAGGCCGGCGAGCTCGGACCGCGCCATCCGGCGCTGCGCCAGACCGAGAAACAGGTCGAGGATCTCAAGCGCACCATCAACGAAGAGATCGACCGCTTCGCCCAGTCCGCCAAGAACGATTTGACGCGAGCCCGCGACTTTGAGGCCTCGCTCAACCGGGCGCTGGAGGCGCAAAAGCGGCAGAGCCTCCAGCTCAGCCAGGCCGCGGTGCGCCTGCGCGAGCTCGAGCGCGAAGCCGACGCCAGCCGCGACGTCTACCAATCCTTCCTCAAGCGCTCGCGCGAAACCGAGGAGCAGGAGACGCTGAACACATCGGCGGCCCGGGTCATCGGCGAGGCGACAGTGCCGCAGCGACGCTCGTTCCCGCCCGCCATGAGCCTGTTTGCCATGATCGGCTTCATCTTCGGCGCGCTCGCGGCTTCAGGCTGGTTCGTCGCGGCCGAACTCCTGTTCGCCGCCGCGATCGCACCGGCGCCCGCGCCAGCCCGCCGTGAGCGTACCGCGGCGCCAGAGAGGGCACGTGCTCCTGAGGTTTCGCGGGAGCCGGACGTCGCGCAGGCTCCGCCGCAACTTGCCGCACCACCGCTGCAGCCTTCCATGGTCGAAAAGCCCCTGATCGAAAAGCCGCTGATCGCGCGTCTCCAGGAGGCCGACGTCATTCACACGCTCGGCGCCATTCTCGCCACCGGCGGCGGCGTCGACCTCACCCGGCTGGGCTGGCCGACACTTCGTCCCGGCTTCCCCCTGACGACGCTGTTCAACGCCTGGCGCGAGATGCGCGCTGCTGTGGCCGGGCGTGCCGGCGGCAAGGCGATGCCGGTCGTCGCGCTCGTCGGCGGCGGTGAGACCACCCGGCGCAGCGTGAGCGCGCTGAATTTCGCGCTCGCGGCTGCGCGCGACGGCGCCCGCGTGCTGATGATCGACGCCGACCATCAGGCCCACGCGCTCTCGAACAAGGTCAGCCGCCCCGGCAAGAACGAACCGAGCAGGCGCGGATGGCTCTCGATCGGCAGCAAGGCCGCACGCGAGATCAAGACGGTCAACGGCATTTCGGTGCTGCCGGCCGGCGACAGCGATGCCGGCAAGGCTGCCGACGCGATCCGCAAGGCGATTGCGCAGGCGCGCGCTGCAGGCGGCTATGACCTCGTGGTTCTCGACGGCCCTGCGATGCCGCTCGCGGCCGGCAGTCGCAAGCTACTCGACGACACCGACGCGCTGGTGGCCGTGCTGCCGACCAGCCTCGACATCAACGACAGCCTGGAAGAGATCCTGACCGCGCTCGGCCGCGCCGAGCGCAAGCTCGTCGGGGTCGTGCTCGACGAGCTTACTCCTGCAATGGAAACGCGCCAGCGAGGCAGACAATATGCTTGA
- a CDS encoding WecB/TagA/CpsF family glycosyltransferase has protein sequence MLERRSNIDGRAATADVPRITIGGLRMAAIDLEKTADFMIEATDPDSRIGRPLFLTSANGEVLARCSTEPQTERLFRAADLINADGQPLVAASKLQSWFPLPERVATTDLFHAVARKAEAVGRTFYMFGASEAENIVAVENVRKMYPNLKIVGHSHGYLRGEALRAKVKEINALAPDYLWVALGVPNEQAFVEEFTPHLTNVGVIKTSGGLFNFLSGSRSRAPQWMQKIGLEWAWRTWLEPRRLFWRYLTTNPRALYLLFSRKRPLL, from the coding sequence ATGCTTGAGCGTCGTTCCAACATCGACGGACGGGCGGCCACTGCCGACGTACCACGGATCACCATCGGCGGGCTTCGCATGGCCGCGATCGACCTGGAGAAGACCGCCGATTTCATGATCGAGGCGACCGATCCCGACAGTCGCATCGGCCGTCCCCTGTTCCTGACCTCGGCCAATGGCGAGGTCTTGGCGCGCTGCTCGACCGAGCCGCAGACCGAGCGCCTGTTCCGCGCCGCCGACCTGATCAATGCCGACGGCCAGCCGTTGGTGGCGGCCTCGAAGCTGCAATCCTGGTTTCCATTGCCCGAGCGCGTCGCGACCACGGACTTGTTCCACGCTGTCGCGCGCAAAGCGGAAGCGGTCGGCCGCACTTTCTACATGTTCGGCGCCAGCGAAGCCGAGAACATCGTGGCCGTCGAGAATGTCCGGAAGATGTATCCGAACCTCAAGATCGTCGGGCACAGCCACGGCTATCTGCGAGGCGAGGCGCTGCGCGCGAAGGTCAAAGAGATCAATGCGCTTGCGCCGGACTATCTATGGGTCGCGCTCGGCGTGCCCAACGAGCAGGCATTCGTGGAAGAATTCACGCCGCACCTTACCAATGTCGGCGTTATCAAGACGTCCGGCGGCCTATTCAACTTTTTGTCCGGAAGCCGTTCCCGCGCGCCGCAATGGATGCAAAAGATCGGGCTCGAATGGGCCTGGCGCACCTGGCTGGAGCCCCGCCGCCTGTTCTGGCGCTATTTGACCACCAACCCCCGCGCGCTTTATCTTCTCTTCAGCCGCAAACGGCCCCTCCTCTAA
- the galE gene encoding UDP-glucose 4-epimerase GalE, protein MTDRPTVLVTGGAGYIGSHACRALTAAGYQPVVYDNLSTGHRSFVTGPLVTGDLLDGTALARAFADHKITAVMHFAAASLVGESVIDPQKYYINNVQGTLSLLQAMRSAACHRIVFSSTGAVYGNADSRELPEDFPCAPINPYGASKWMIERMLADYRSAYGFGAFCLRYFNASGADPAGGIGELRDNETHLIPRAMMALQGHVDFAVFGDDYDTPDGTAIRDYIHVTDLAAAHVAALKLLQEGHAGGSFNLGTGSGFSVREILNAIRQETGREVPHTVKSRRAGDPTYLVADPSAARKVLNFVPRHSDLPTIIRTAWAWHQKAHPLKSR, encoded by the coding sequence ATGACCGACCGACCGACCGTCCTCGTTACAGGGGGCGCGGGCTATATTGGCTCGCATGCCTGCCGCGCATTGACCGCCGCCGGCTATCAGCCCGTCGTTTATGACAATCTCTCGACAGGCCATCGCAGCTTCGTCACCGGCCCTCTGGTGACGGGCGATCTGCTCGACGGCACGGCGCTGGCACGCGCCTTCGCCGACCACAAGATCACGGCGGTGATGCATTTTGCGGCGGCCAGCCTGGTCGGCGAATCCGTGATCGATCCGCAAAAATATTACATCAACAACGTCCAGGGAACGCTGTCGCTGTTGCAGGCGATGCGCAGCGCGGCCTGCCACCGCATCGTGTTCTCCTCGACCGGCGCCGTCTACGGCAATGCCGATTCCAGGGAGCTGCCGGAAGACTTTCCCTGCGCGCCGATCAACCCCTACGGCGCTTCGAAATGGATGATCGAGCGGATGCTCGCCGATTACCGCTCAGCCTATGGCTTTGGCGCGTTCTGCCTGCGTTATTTCAACGCCAGCGGCGCCGATCCCGCCGGCGGCATCGGCGAGCTGCGCGACAACGAAACCCACCTCATTCCCCGCGCCATGATGGCGCTGCAGGGCCATGTCGACTTTGCGGTGTTCGGCGACGATTACGACACGCCCGATGGCACTGCGATCCGCGACTACATCCACGTCACCGACCTTGCGGCGGCGCATGTCGCGGCGCTGAAGCTTCTGCAGGAGGGACATGCCGGCGGCAGCTTCAATCTCGGCACCGGTTCCGGCTTTTCCGTGCGCGAGATCCTCAACGCGATCAGGCAGGAGACCGGGCGCGAGGTGCCCCACACCGTCAAGTCGCGCCGCGCCGGCGATCCCACTTATCTGGTCGCCGACCCCTCCGCAGCCCGAAAGGTGCTGAACTTCGTGCCGCGTCATTCCGACCTGCCTACGATTATCCGCACCGCCTGGGCTTGGCACCAGAAGGCGCATCCGCTCAAGTCGCGTTAG
- a CDS encoding GAF domain-containing protein produces the protein MPTTLARTFAALSAINEAVLYAKSPDELYQKVCDAGFSSGDFSAVAVFLVDTDGRRLRFAAGRGDDVARLGSIEITTDAGTPEGSGVGGEAFRSRKLCVSNDFLNDQRSLAWREGAVKAHVGAAAALPLLCDGRSIGVLYVTRFEAGSINEGMISLFERMSANISHALENFEREEARRDGERAMRRLNRMFGALSATNEAILKAKTELDLYQQVCDAAVHGGKSLATFVLLREPNSHWLTPVAATGQNLDLIRQARYSIDPDNPHGRGISGRVFRTQKAMVEDDLVGRTKGTTWEQANVNAGTVACVAAPLIKRGISIGVMFFFVSKSWAKDEGIVALLLRMTENVCFALQNFDRDEEKAQIAREEERLARMYAALSATNEAIIRAASRTELFDLVCEASVQGGKFGSATIALAEPATELLRVVASAGPNADEVRNLKFATTDEVPEGRGLTGTCFRTGRPCLTNDVLADDRLKPWHESACRTGVKSSAVLPLLNRDRTEGVFVFNSLELGTFTPELVELLERLARNVSFAIANLDRAEEKAKADKQRDRLSGMFAALSATNEAIMRAETRQELFEVACQAAVLGDVFASATIGMLDGKRELVRAVAVKGRLQERMIGRTCAVSPDHPEGQGIIGASLRTCQPSVINDYVNDPRSAHWHSRAVEDGTRAAASFPLLRAGREPIGILLFLAPEEDTFTPDLVELLTRLAENVSFALDNFDRAEEKVRTEAQKERLTRMFAALSATNEAIMRAKSRAELFDLVCLAASSGAKFTSTTIALASADSDQLKIVASAGPSSGTTRNVRLSVDPERPEGRGMAGTAFRTRQPCISNDYLNDQRVSAFHAIVRGDGARSGAAIPLVVHGLAVGVMIYMSIEKDAFTAEFVELLQRLADNVAFAMENFDRADAKNEADERIEYLASHDSLTDLPNRETFNGLLREAIEMAERHDHRFAVLFIDLDRFKVINDSLGHEAGDLLLLEVASRLRSALRASDAVARLGGDEFVVILDQCGEIDDVQRIAAALLTALAEPMELAGHECHTTASIGIAMYPANGSDAQTLTKNADMAMYLAKEDGKNGYRFFSKEVKTQSIERLSLESALRRALEREQFSLNYQPKVEMETGQITGVEALLRWTHPDLGNVSPAQFIPLAEETGLIVPIGRWVLNEACAQAMAWQRRGLLPLSMAVNLSPRQFADEHLLQDIDQALAASGMSPVLLQLEVTESMMMRNVGRALKVLDAIQSRGIRLAIDDFGTGYSSMSLMKHFPIDTIKIDRSFVRDLPQDSEDQAIAQAIISMGKALGMTVVAEGVENVEQEAFLRTHGCDEMQGFLISKPLPAQQMAELLRPMALPVAPPLQPEQDLAADEAAALPPKRAVV, from the coding sequence GTGCCGACGACACTCGCGCGCACCTTTGCGGCGTTGAGCGCTATTAACGAAGCGGTTCTCTATGCGAAATCGCCGGACGAGCTGTACCAGAAGGTCTGCGACGCCGGGTTTTCGAGCGGGGACTTTTCGGCCGTTGCCGTGTTTCTGGTCGACACGGACGGCAGGAGATTGCGGTTCGCGGCAGGCCGTGGCGACGACGTTGCGCGGCTGGGCTCGATCGAGATCACGACAGATGCCGGCACGCCGGAGGGATCGGGTGTCGGTGGCGAGGCCTTTCGCAGCCGAAAGCTGTGCGTCAGCAACGATTTCTTGAACGACCAACGTTCGCTGGCGTGGCGCGAGGGGGCGGTCAAGGCCCATGTCGGTGCAGCGGCGGCGCTCCCGCTGCTGTGTGATGGACGTAGTATCGGGGTGTTGTACGTCACCCGGTTCGAAGCCGGCTCGATCAACGAGGGGATGATCTCCCTGTTCGAGCGAATGTCGGCCAATATCTCCCATGCGCTCGAGAATTTCGAGCGCGAGGAGGCGCGCCGGGACGGCGAGCGAGCGATGCGGCGGCTCAACCGCATGTTCGGCGCGCTCAGTGCGACCAACGAAGCAATCTTGAAAGCCAAGACCGAGTTGGACCTATATCAGCAGGTCTGCGATGCCGCGGTGCATGGCGGCAAATCGCTCGCGACCTTCGTCCTGCTGCGCGAGCCGAATTCGCACTGGCTGACGCCGGTCGCCGCGACCGGACAAAATCTCGATCTGATCAGGCAGGCGCGCTACTCGATCGACCCCGACAATCCTCACGGTCGTGGCATCTCGGGCCGGGTCTTCCGGACACAGAAGGCGATGGTCGAGGACGACCTTGTCGGTCGCACCAAGGGAACGACCTGGGAGCAGGCGAACGTCAACGCCGGCACGGTCGCGTGCGTCGCGGCGCCGCTGATCAAGCGCGGAATCAGCATTGGTGTGATGTTCTTCTTCGTCAGCAAGTCCTGGGCGAAGGACGAAGGCATCGTCGCGCTGTTGCTGCGCATGACTGAAAACGTGTGCTTTGCGCTGCAGAACTTCGATCGCGACGAGGAAAAGGCGCAGATCGCGCGCGAGGAGGAGCGGCTCGCACGTATGTATGCCGCGCTAAGCGCCACCAACGAAGCAATCATCCGGGCCGCATCGCGTACCGAGTTGTTCGATCTCGTATGCGAAGCCTCGGTGCAGGGCGGCAAGTTCGGCTCGGCGACGATTGCGCTCGCGGAGCCTGCTACCGAATTGCTGCGGGTTGTCGCGTCCGCAGGACCGAACGCCGATGAAGTGCGCAACCTCAAATTCGCCACGACGGACGAGGTGCCGGAGGGACGAGGCTTGACCGGCACGTGCTTCCGCACCGGACGGCCCTGCCTGACCAACGACGTGCTGGCCGATGATCGCCTCAAGCCGTGGCACGAAAGTGCCTGCCGCACCGGCGTCAAGTCTTCCGCGGTGCTGCCGCTGCTCAACCGCGACCGCACCGAGGGCGTGTTCGTGTTCAATTCCCTCGAGCTCGGCACGTTCACGCCGGAATTGGTCGAACTGCTGGAACGTCTTGCCCGGAACGTGTCATTTGCGATCGCAAATCTCGACCGCGCCGAGGAGAAGGCGAAGGCCGACAAGCAGCGAGACCGGCTGAGCGGCATGTTCGCGGCGTTGAGCGCCACCAACGAAGCCATCATGCGCGCGGAGACCCGCCAGGAGCTGTTTGAGGTTGCGTGCCAGGCGGCCGTGCTGGGCGATGTGTTCGCCTCGGCGACCATCGGGATGCTGGACGGGAAACGTGAGTTGGTGCGGGCCGTCGCCGTGAAGGGGCGTCTCCAGGAGCGAATGATCGGACGCACCTGCGCGGTTTCGCCCGATCATCCCGAGGGCCAGGGAATCATCGGGGCCTCGCTGCGGACGTGCCAGCCGAGTGTCATCAACGACTATGTGAACGACCCGCGCTCGGCACACTGGCACTCCAGGGCGGTCGAGGACGGCACTCGGGCCGCGGCCAGTTTCCCGCTCCTGCGGGCCGGCCGAGAGCCGATCGGCATCCTGCTGTTCCTTGCTCCGGAGGAGGATACGTTCACGCCGGATCTGGTCGAGTTGCTGACCCGCCTTGCAGAAAACGTCTCCTTTGCGCTCGACAATTTCGATCGTGCCGAGGAGAAGGTCCGCACAGAAGCGCAGAAGGAGCGCCTGACGCGCATGTTCGCGGCCCTGAGCGCGACCAACGAGGCGATCATGCGGGCGAAATCGCGCGCCGAATTGTTCGACCTCGTGTGCCTCGCCGCATCGAGCGGCGCCAAGTTCACCTCGACGACCATTGCGCTCGCCAGCGCCGACAGCGACCAGCTCAAGATCGTCGCCAGTGCCGGACCGTCGTCCGGCACCACACGCAACGTCCGCCTCTCGGTCGATCCCGAGCGCCCCGAAGGTCGGGGGATGGCCGGCACAGCGTTCCGGACCCGGCAGCCCTGCATCAGCAACGACTATCTCAATGACCAGCGGGTGAGCGCCTTCCATGCCATCGTTCGCGGCGACGGCGCGCGCTCGGGTGCGGCGATTCCGCTCGTCGTTCACGGCCTGGCCGTTGGCGTCATGATCTACATGTCGATCGAAAAGGACGCCTTCACGGCCGAGTTCGTCGAGCTGCTGCAGCGCCTCGCCGACAACGTCGCGTTCGCGATGGAGAATTTCGATCGCGCCGACGCGAAGAACGAGGCGGACGAGCGGATCGAGTATCTCGCCTCGCATGACAGCCTGACGGACCTGCCGAATCGCGAGACCTTCAACGGGCTTTTGCGCGAGGCGATCGAGATGGCAGAGCGTCACGATCACCGTTTTGCAGTCCTGTTCATCGACCTCGATCGCTTCAAGGTCATCAACGATTCGCTGGGCCACGAGGCCGGCGACCTGCTTCTGCTCGAAGTGGCGAGCCGGCTGCGCAGCGCGCTGCGGGCAAGCGACGCGGTAGCGCGCCTCGGCGGCGACGAGTTCGTGGTGATCCTCGATCAGTGCGGCGAGATCGACGACGTTCAGCGCATCGCGGCCGCACTCTTGACGGCACTCGCCGAGCCCATGGAACTGGCCGGGCACGAGTGCCACACCACGGCTTCGATCGGCATCGCGATGTATCCGGCCAACGGCTCCGACGCGCAGACGCTGACCAAGAACGCCGACATGGCGATGTATCTCGCCAAGGAAGACGGCAAGAACGGCTATCGCTTCTTCTCCAAGGAGGTGAAGACGCAGTCGATCGAACGTCTCTCGCTGGAGAGTGCGCTACGCCGGGCACTGGAGCGCGAGCAGTTTTCGCTGAACTACCAGCCCAAGGTGGAAATGGAGACCGGCCAGATCACCGGCGTGGAAGCGCTGCTGCGCTGGACGCATCCCGATCTCGGCAACGTCTCGCCGGCGCAGTTCATCCCGCTTGCAGAGGAAACCGGGCTGATCGTGCCGATCGGTCGCTGGGTGCTCAACGAGGCCTGCGCGCAGGCCATGGCCTGGCAGCGCCGCGGCCTGTTGCCTCTGTCGATGGCGGTCAACCTGTCGCCGCGGCAGTTCGCCGATGAGCATCTGTTGCAGGACATCGACCAAGCGCTGGCCGCCAGCGGCATGTCGCCGGTGCTGCTCCAGCTCGAGGTCACCGAGAGCATGATGATGCGCAATGTCGGTCGCGCGCTCAAGGTGCTCGACGCCATCCAGAGTCGCGGCATTCGCCTTGCGATCGACGATTTCGGCACCGGCTATTCGTCGATGTCGCTGATGAAGCACTTTCCCATCGACACCATCAAGATCGACCGCTCCTTCGTGCGGGATCTGCCGCAGGATTCGGAAGACCAGGCGATCGCGCAAGCGATCATCAGCATGGGCAAGGCGCTCGGCATGACCGTCGTCGCCGAAGGTGTCGAGAACGTCGAGCAGGAGGCGTTCCTGCGCACCCACGGCTGCGATGAGATGCAGGGCTTCCTCATCTCCAAGCCCCTGCCGGCGCAACAAATGGCCGAGCTGTTGAGGCCTATGGCCCTGCCCGTCGCGCCACCGCTCCAGCCGGAGCAGGACCTTGCCGCGGATGAAGCCGCAGCGTTACCGCCGAAACGCGCCGTCGTCTGA
- a CDS encoding Ldh family oxidoreductase: protein MPIVKADRLTRVSAALLRAAGASEDEADAVAVGCVNANLAGHDSHGVIAVPTYIDRIKAGHIVPGAEWSIVQESPTTTVIDGHWGFGFHVNAKAMALTIEKAKTANVAACTVFRQSHVGRLAAYPLMAMRAGMIGIATADSGRSPKHVAPFGGKEARLGTNPISIAVPSDLDAPFCLDMATSAVAAGKIQLAVARGEEIPTGWIIDAEGRHTTDPTQYRKGGALLPLGGTEGYKGSGLAAMVEVLCGLLTGLGFGVEPTGRHNDGCFMAVFNVAAFRPLQDFKREVAEFARYLKSTPPSDGSNGVYYPGEIEGLREQQRLRDGIEVEDATWEKLRVLAREYRLETVLDLA, encoded by the coding sequence ATGCCGATCGTCAAGGCCGATCGCCTCACCCGCGTCAGCGCCGCCCTGCTGCGCGCCGCGGGAGCCTCCGAGGACGAAGCCGACGCCGTTGCGGTCGGCTGCGTCAACGCCAATCTCGCCGGCCATGATTCCCACGGTGTCATCGCGGTTCCCACCTATATCGACCGCATCAAGGCCGGCCACATCGTTCCCGGCGCCGAATGGTCCATCGTCCAGGAATCGCCGACCACGACCGTGATCGACGGCCATTGGGGTTTCGGTTTCCACGTCAACGCCAAAGCGATGGCGCTGACGATCGAGAAGGCGAAGACGGCGAACGTCGCCGCCTGCACGGTGTTCCGGCAGAGCCATGTCGGCCGCCTCGCCGCCTATCCGCTGATGGCGATGCGCGCAGGCATGATCGGCATCGCGACGGCAGATTCGGGCCGCTCGCCGAAGCACGTCGCGCCATTCGGAGGCAAGGAGGCCCGGCTTGGCACCAACCCGATCTCGATCGCCGTGCCGTCCGATCTCGATGCGCCGTTCTGTCTCGATATGGCGACCTCGGCGGTCGCAGCCGGCAAGATCCAGCTTGCGGTCGCGCGCGGCGAAGAAATTCCGACGGGCTGGATCATCGATGCCGAGGGGCGTCACACCACTGATCCCACACAATATCGCAAGGGCGGCGCGCTGCTGCCGCTCGGCGGAACCGAGGGCTACAAGGGCAGCGGCCTTGCTGCCATGGTCGAGGTGCTGTGCGGCCTGCTCACCGGCCTCGGGTTCGGCGTCGAGCCCACGGGGCGACACAACGACGGATGCTTCATGGCGGTGTTCAACGTCGCCGCATTCCGCCCGCTGCAAGACTTCAAGCGCGAGGTCGCCGAATTCGCGCGTTATCTGAAATCGACGCCGCCGTCCGACGGCAGCAACGGCGTCTACTATCCCGGCGAAATCGAGGGGCTGCGCGAGCAGCAGCGCCTGCGCGATGGCATCGAGGTCGAGGACGCGACCTGGGAGAAGCTGCGCGTGCTGGCGCGGGAGTACCGGCTCGAAACAGTGCTCGATCTGGCCTGA
- a CDS encoding LLM class flavin-dependent oxidoreductase, with protein MTRQMVLVGFLQAQNCTNLPSSWRHPDSRDDSMSADYYQEIARILEAGKFHMAFFDDRLAMPDRYGNDHAHTVEYGIRCVKMDPLIVLTTMGMVTEQLGLGATCSTTYYEPFDVARRFATLDLMSGGRAGWNVVTSLNDGEALNMGRDSHPEHDSRYDRADEFMEVVLGHWDTWEDGALIMDKQSGRFADPAKVKRLDHKGPAFKSRGPFTVPRSQQGHPVIIQAGASGRGQRFAGRWGEVIFTAARNLAAAKQGYAAVRNEAAKAGRDPDQMFLCNLTTPVCAASKAEAEDKMALINKLPLQIDALSLLAEALNYDFASKGLDEPLTTEELKSMQGILGIRDGVLKASGKSNPTARDFVTFSGRGQVQDAMVGGPKEIADRLEEMFVERGCDGFVIAATYVPGSYADFVRHIVPELQRRGLFQRDYRGKTLRENLGLKRPTAGAWKVQPRDAAE; from the coding sequence ATGACACGACAGATGGTCCTGGTCGGCTTCCTCCAGGCGCAGAACTGCACGAACTTGCCAAGCTCCTGGCGGCATCCGGACTCGCGCGACGATTCGATGTCGGCGGACTATTATCAGGAGATTGCCAGGATTCTCGAAGCCGGCAAGTTCCACATGGCCTTCTTCGACGATCGCCTGGCGATGCCGGACCGCTATGGCAACGATCATGCCCACACCGTCGAATACGGCATCCGCTGCGTGAAGATGGACCCGCTGATCGTGTTGACCACCATGGGCATGGTCACCGAGCAGCTCGGTCTTGGCGCGACCTGCTCGACCACTTATTACGAGCCGTTCGACGTCGCTCGCCGCTTCGCAACGCTCGACCTCATGTCGGGGGGACGCGCCGGCTGGAATGTCGTCACCTCGCTCAACGACGGTGAAGCCCTCAACATGGGCCGGGACTCGCATCCCGAACACGACTCCCGCTACGACCGCGCCGACGAATTCATGGAGGTGGTGCTCGGCCACTGGGACACCTGGGAAGACGGCGCGCTCATCATGGACAAGCAAAGTGGCCGCTTTGCCGATCCGGCCAAGGTGAAGCGGCTCGATCACAAGGGGCCGGCCTTCAAGTCGCGCGGGCCGTTCACCGTACCGCGCTCGCAACAGGGCCATCCCGTGATCATCCAGGCCGGCGCATCGGGCCGTGGCCAGCGCTTTGCGGGACGATGGGGTGAGGTGATCTTCACCGCCGCGCGTAATCTCGCCGCAGCCAAGCAAGGCTATGCAGCCGTGCGCAACGAGGCGGCGAAAGCCGGCCGCGATCCCGACCAGATGTTCCTCTGCAACCTGACGACGCCGGTCTGCGCTGCCTCCAAAGCCGAAGCCGAGGACAAGATGGCGCTGATCAACAAGCTGCCGCTTCAGATCGACGCACTGTCGCTGCTTGCCGAGGCGCTCAATTATGATTTCGCCTCCAAGGGTCTCGACGAGCCGCTGACGACGGAAGAGCTGAAGAGCATGCAAGGCATTCTGGGCATCCGCGACGGCGTACTGAAGGCTTCGGGCAAGAGCAACCCGACCGCGCGCGACTTCGTCACCTTTTCCGGCCGCGGCCAGGTCCAGGACGCGATGGTCGGCGGTCCCAAGGAGATCGCGGATAGACTGGAGGAGATGTTCGTGGAGCGCGGCTGCGACGGTTTTGTCATCGCTGCGACCTACGTGCCCGGCTCCTACGCCGATTTCGTACGACATATCGTACCGGAGTTGCAGCGCCGCGGCCTGTTCCAGAGGGATTATCGCGGCAAGACGCTACGCGAAAATCTCGGGCTGAAGCGGCCGACGGCCGGCGCCTGGAAGGTGCAGCCGCGCGACGCCGCGGAATAA